The following are encoded together in the Drosophila sechellia strain sech25 chromosome 3R, ASM438219v1, whole genome shotgun sequence genome:
- the LOC6619081 gene encoding uncharacterized protein LOC6619081 yields the protein MTATQKLRASTMEWCDRNSRPKSSIPTPAVRPEPTRWQKPGPMSRNEWANFYKTYQVDTMVHNERLQGGKQKRDSKPIVEKPSVAEVIPLRENPYRLSMPRWQRQKYIPPPPEQFAYRPQIIGQSAPPRPEHGRPVQRPVVPCCFQHVDLENEFWSNLRFPVSRKALTARPSKKIYELARPHQYPQKSHCSVPNNEEEVPKRRKMSLREWRHHLQRLEFLSKPNPRVLADLLCCCH from the exons atgacgGCCACACAAAAACTCCGAGCTTCGACGATGGAGTGGTGCGATCGAAACTCGAGACCCAAGTCATCGATACCCACTCCCGCCGTGCGCCCGGAACCTACTAGATGGCAAAAGCCAGGACCCATGAGCCGAAATGAGTGGGCCAACTTCTACAAAACTTACCAAGTGGATACAATGGTCCATAACGAAAGATTGCAGGGTGGAAAGCAGAAGCGAGATAG CAAACCAATTGTTGAGAAGCCTTCTGTGGCCGAAGTTATTCCTCTAAGGGAAAACCCATATCGTCTGAGTATGCCACGCTGGCAGCGCCAAAAGTATATTCCGCCGCCACCGGAACAGTTTGCATATCGACCGCAAATCATCGGCCAAAGTGCTCCTCCACGTCCGGAACATGGTAGACCAGTACAACGGCCAGTGGTTCCGTGCTGCTTCCAGCACGTGGATCTCGAGAACGAGTTTTGGTCTAACCTTCGGTTTCCTGTGTCGCGGAAAGCACTCACAGCCCGTCCCAGCAAGAAGATCTATGAACTGGCCCGGCCACACCAATATCCACAGAAATCCCACTGCTCGGTGCCCAACAACGAGGAAGAGGTGCCCAAACGTCGGAAAATGTCGCTGCGGGAGTGGCGACATCATCTGCAGCGACTTGAGTTCCTTTCGAAACCAAATCCTCGGGTTCTGGCCGATTTACTGTGCTGCTGTCACTAA
- the LOC6619082 gene encoding uncharacterized protein LOC6619082, whose product MNSEAFGTHLGKLKTSEPSIGPINSYHEFVEQETLYVKPKVQGPPPSWAAWCERNSKPVKRVRPRECRKLTPWQKNGPMTIRDWKHFLAWAAFRARPKNPQLQRPAKPFCAAKYLPCVLQKRQLDEDELRERMLMLAKPRKITEKYNTPDLPPAYSPAISWGKPPHRDPGRPFKPPYVPACFPTDELEADFWAQLRFPVRQAALLGKITPRIQSLAKPRVYPTTPHCLINKNVFHPLDVQPPPRKKFTHRGWRLHQIRLLYLSKPVSRNETIFF is encoded by the coding sequence atgaacAGTGAAGCTTTTGGAACCCACTTGGGCAAATTAAAGACTTCTGAGCCATCGATAGGCCCCATAAACTCCTATCATGAATTTGTTGAGCAGGAAACATTGTACGTAAAACCCAAGGTGCAAGGACCGCCGCCCTCTTGGGCGGCATGGTGCGAACGAAACTCAAAGCCCGTGAAACGTGTACGGCCTCGTGAGTGCCGAAAGTTGACCCCGTGGCAGAAAAATGGTCCGATGACCATTAGGGATTGGAAGCACTTCCTTGCCTGGGCTGCTTTCCGGGCACGGCCTAAAAATCCACAGCTCCAGAGACCTGCAAAACCTTTCTGTGCGGCCAAATACTTGCCATGTGTCCTGCAAAAGCGCCAGCTGGACGAGGATGAGTTGCGGGAAAGAATGTTGATGTTGGCAAAGCCCCGAAAGATCACCGAGAAGTATAATACGCCTGACCTACCACCAGCGTACTCCCCGGCGATCTCTTGGGGCAAGCCACCGCATCGCGATCCCGGTCGACCATTCAAACCTCCTTACGTTCCCGCCTGTTTTCCAACCGACGAACTGGAGGCGGATTTCTGGGCCCAGCTCAGATTTCCTGTCCGGCAGGCAGCCCTCTTGGGAAAGATAACGCCCCGCATTCAGTCTCTGGCCAAACCACGGGTATATCCAACTACTCCGcactgccttattaataaaaatgtgtttcATCCGCTGGATGTTCAGCCGCCACCACGAAAGAAGTTCACCCACCGGGGCTGGCGGTTGCACCAGATCCGACTGTTGTACCTGTCCAAGCCGGTTTCCAGAAATGAAACGATATTCTTCTAA
- the LOC6619083 gene encoding uncharacterized protein LOC6619083, whose translation MSMIQEETKASVISVVKPPPSWVEWCERNAKPIERRLIQERRYLTRWQIPGPMKKAQWREFYEWAASRAMPKELPVPVKQPIPCVAKFLPCARKPRAIDPDEFQEKVAKLATPLERKMTPKHQYIYPIQPYSPIIVWGQPPLHDKGRPFKPPNKPCCFFNADIEDKWWAELRFPIRKAALKARITPRILSLSKPKITPQFPPHCYHPEHIYDVLNVKPPRRKKFTPQGWRLHQIRLLYLSKPVSRPEYEYFYM comes from the coding sequence ATGAGTATGATACAAGAGGAGACCAAGGCCAGCGTAATCAGCGTGGTTAAGCCGCCACCGAGTTGGGTGGAATGGTGCGAGCGGAACGCCAAGCCGATCGAACGTCGTCTCATCCAGGAGAGGCGCTACCTAACCAGATGGCAGATTCCCGGACCGATGAAGAAGGCGCAGTGGAGGGAGTTCTACGAGTGGGCAGCCTCCAGAGCCATGCCAAAGGAACTACCAGTGCCGGTCAAACAGCCCATACCCTGTGTTGCCAAGTTCTTGCCATGCGCCAGAAAGCCACGCGCAATCGATCCGGACGAATTTCAGGAGAAGGTCGCCAAGTTGGCCACGCCACTGGAACGGAAAATGACGCCGAAGCATCAGTACATCTACCCGATCCAACCGTACTCCCCCATAATTGTCTGGGGTCAGCCGCCACTCCATGACAAAGGACGACCCTTTAAGCCCCCTAATAAGCCCTGCTGCTTCTTCAATGCCGACATCGAGGACAAATGGTGGGCCGAACTGCGCTTTCCCATCCGCAAGGCTGCTCTCAAAGCCAGGATAACTCCGCGCATCCTTAGCCTGTCAAAACCAAAGATCACGCCTCAGTTCCCACCGCATTGCTATCATCCGGAGCATATCTACGACGTGCTCAATGTCAAGCCGCCACGGAGGAAGAAGTTCACTCCCCAGGGATGGCGTCTCCACCAGATCAGATTGCTATACCTTTCGAAGCCTGTGTCCCGGCCCGAATAcgagtatttttatatgtaa